One genomic region from Candidatus Chlorobium masyuteum encodes:
- a CDS encoding CinA family nicotinamide mononucleotide deamidase-related protein: MRADIVSIGDELLKGQRVNTNASFMAGALAGIGIAVNRIVACADVEPEIAAVLAESLERSEVVLVTGGLGPTRDDRTRSAVQQLLQRGVELSEDAYQNLAALMKQRGRTMSDALRDQAMVIEGSHVILNTKGSAAGMIIGCGDPFRNHYLVLMPGVPSEMKAMMELTVLPYFSALSSSFIRHTPVKTLGIGESMLAEMIVEVEDSLPKGTTLAYLPHAAGVSLMISTVGSDRERVEEDNKGVVDAIIKRAKRFIYATGESTLEETIGELLSRRGLTVAVAESCTGGLVASRLTDVAGSSAYFLQGFVVYTNKAKEETLGVPKERVEEFGAVSEEVACAMARGCLEKSGADFALATTGIAGPAGGSAEKPVGMLCLALAVKSSGAVQSRTLFMHGDRELNKIRFSEAVLRELWEYLRAS; this comes from the coding sequence ATGCGTGCAGATATTGTTTCAATCGGTGATGAGTTGCTCAAAGGGCAGCGGGTAAACACCAATGCGTCGTTTATGGCCGGTGCTCTTGCCGGTATCGGCATTGCGGTGAACCGGATAGTTGCCTGCGCTGACGTTGAGCCGGAAATTGCCGCCGTATTGGCCGAATCACTTGAACGATCCGAGGTGGTGCTGGTTACCGGAGGGCTCGGACCTACACGCGATGACCGGACCCGCAGTGCAGTTCAGCAGCTTCTCCAGAGAGGAGTAGAGCTGAGTGAGGATGCCTATCAGAATCTTGCTGCGCTGATGAAACAGCGTGGCCGTACCATGAGTGATGCTCTTCGTGACCAGGCGATGGTGATTGAAGGGTCGCATGTTATTCTGAATACCAAAGGGTCGGCGGCGGGCATGATTATCGGATGCGGCGATCCGTTCAGGAACCACTATCTGGTTCTGATGCCGGGAGTTCCTTCTGAAATGAAGGCTATGATGGAGCTTACGGTGCTCCCCTATTTTTCGGCACTCTCCTCCTCATTTATCCGCCATACGCCGGTTAAAACGCTTGGTATCGGTGAATCGATGCTGGCGGAGATGATTGTTGAGGTTGAGGATTCGCTTCCGAAGGGAACAACCCTGGCCTATCTTCCCCATGCCGCAGGTGTATCGCTGATGATAAGCACGGTCGGCAGTGACCGGGAGCGAGTGGAGGAGGATAACAAGGGGGTTGTTGATGCCATCATCAAGCGGGCGAAGAGGTTTATCTATGCTACCGGAGAGAGTACACTTGAAGAGACGATCGGCGAACTGCTTTCCCGCCGGGGGCTCACGGTTGCTGTGGCTGAATCATGTACCGGCGGTCTTGTTGCAAGCCGCCTGACTGATGTTGCCGGTTCATCGGCCTATTTTCTCCAGGGTTTTGTGGTTTACACCAACAAAGCCAAAGAGGAGACGCTGGGGGTGCCGAAGGAGCGTGTTGAAGAGTTCGGAGCCGTGAGCGAAGAGGTTGCCTGTGCTATGGCAAGAGGGTGTCTTGAAAAAAGCGGGGCTGATTTTGCGCTTGCAACAACAGGTATTGCCGGGCCTGCGGGCGGCTCGGCTGAAAAACCGGTCGGTATGCTCTGCCTCGCACTGGCGGTTAAATCCTCAGGAGCCGTGCAGTCGCGCACACTCTTCATGCATGGAGATCGCGAGCTGAACAAAATCCGCTTCAGTGAAGCTGTTCTTCGTGAACTCTGGGAGTATCTTCGCGCCTCCTGA
- the thrA gene encoding bifunctional aspartate kinase/homoserine dehydrogenase I, translating into MKIYKFGGSSLGSAGRMNNVVDIIAGALADDNLIVVVSAVQGVTDLLLDSATRAGIGESGYRRTLEELEQRHLQMSQELFSGNVPDTFSSAFTTDFSELKDILHGVFLLRELSDKSLALVLGFGERLSALMVSSYLQQRRIEAYYLDARKLIVTDANYADARVDAHASELQIRKQFASFAGVPVVTGFIAAAPDGSATTLGRGGSDYTASILGAALGAAEICIWTDVDGFFSADPKRVRDARILPFISYAEAMELSHAGAKVLHPLAVQPAMKAGIPILIKNSFNPSAEGTRIDGAPFSPERNRTLPVTGLTSINNIVLLNMSGSGMVGVPGIASRLFSCLARHRINIIFISQASSEQSITLAINPAQAPNAKKILEEEFRAEIESRQIDPLAIRKNLAMIAVVGNNMSGHAGVSAQLFETLGKNGVNVIAVAQGANEMNISLVIDSNDEDKALNCIHESFFLSQRKVHLFIAGTGTIAKSLIGQIRAHRRNLQEENDLDVVVCGMANTGTIALNDEGIDLDSWQQALQPRSGKRGIEGYMEIIREKNLHNTIFVDCTASKDVAAIYPDLLLANISVVTANKLGMAGSWPLYRSIRDAQRKSNARFLYETNVGAGLPIINTLNDLKNSGDKIISIDGVLSGTLSFIFNELRKGGRFSEIVRRAKEAGYTEPDPRDDLSGADFARKFLILGRELGFTLEFSDVLVESLVPEEYRGEMPVGEFLDRLESVDSWYAEESEKAAADGMTIAYAGGIKDGKASIGVKRVPLSSPIAGLSGSENMVVFTTDRYHATPLVVRGPGAGGEVTAGGVFADILRIASYLV; encoded by the coding sequence ATGAAGATATACAAGTTTGGGGGGAGCTCTCTGGGGTCGGCCGGGCGGATGAACAACGTGGTCGATATCATTGCCGGAGCATTGGCTGATGATAACCTTATTGTTGTGGTTTCGGCAGTTCAGGGTGTAACTGATCTTCTGCTTGACTCTGCCACCAGGGCCGGGATCGGAGAGAGCGGATATCGCCGCACCCTCGAAGAGCTTGAGCAGCGCCATCTCCAAATGTCTCAGGAACTCTTTTCCGGAAATGTCCCCGATACCTTTTCATCGGCATTCACCACTGATTTTTCCGAACTCAAGGATATTCTGCACGGTGTCTTTCTGCTCAGGGAGCTTTCTGATAAAAGTCTGGCGCTTGTGCTTGGATTCGGTGAGCGACTCTCGGCACTGATGGTCAGCAGTTATCTTCAACAGCGACGGATTGAAGCATACTATCTTGATGCCCGAAAGCTGATTGTTACCGATGCCAATTATGCCGATGCGAGGGTTGACGCTCATGCATCCGAACTGCAGATCCGAAAACAGTTCGCCTCTTTTGCCGGTGTTCCGGTGGTGACCGGTTTTATCGCGGCCGCGCCGGATGGTTCGGCAACGACCCTCGGGCGGGGAGGCTCTGATTATACGGCATCAATTCTTGGCGCAGCACTTGGTGCAGCCGAAATTTGTATATGGACCGATGTGGACGGTTTTTTCAGTGCTGATCCAAAACGGGTCCGGGATGCCCGGATTCTGCCGTTTATCAGTTATGCTGAAGCCATGGAGCTCTCCCATGCCGGAGCAAAGGTGCTGCATCCGCTTGCTGTTCAGCCGGCCATGAAGGCGGGCATTCCGATCCTGATCAAAAACAGTTTCAATCCATCGGCTGAAGGAACACGAATTGATGGAGCGCCATTCTCTCCGGAGAGAAACCGTACGCTCCCCGTTACAGGGCTTACATCCATTAATAATATTGTACTGTTGAACATGTCCGGTAGCGGAATGGTTGGCGTTCCGGGGATTGCCTCACGACTTTTCAGCTGTCTTGCCCGTCACCGCATCAACATCATATTCATATCCCAGGCCTCTTCCGAACAGTCGATCACGCTGGCCATCAACCCGGCCCAGGCTCCGAACGCAAAAAAAATACTTGAAGAGGAGTTTCGGGCTGAAATTGAGTCCCGTCAGATTGATCCGCTTGCAATCCGCAAAAATCTTGCCATGATTGCCGTAGTAGGCAATAACATGTCCGGCCATGCGGGTGTATCCGCCCAGTTGTTTGAAACACTCGGCAAAAACGGGGTCAATGTCATTGCGGTGGCCCAGGGCGCAAATGAGATGAACATCTCCCTTGTCATTGACAGCAATGATGAGGACAAGGCCCTGAACTGTATTCATGAATCATTCTTTCTCTCGCAGCGCAAGGTGCATCTCTTTATTGCCGGGACCGGTACGATTGCAAAAAGCCTCATCGGGCAGATCCGTGCCCATCGGCGAAATCTGCAGGAGGAGAATGACCTTGATGTGGTTGTTTGCGGGATGGCAAATACCGGCACTATTGCACTCAATGATGAGGGTATTGATCTTGATTCCTGGCAGCAGGCTCTTCAGCCGAGAAGCGGGAAGAGGGGTATTGAAGGGTATATGGAGATTATCCGGGAGAAAAACCTGCACAATACCATTTTTGTCGATTGTACGGCAAGCAAAGATGTTGCGGCAATCTATCCCGATCTCCTGCTGGCCAATATTTCCGTTGTCACCGCCAACAAACTTGGCATGGCGGGCAGCTGGCCGCTCTACAGGAGCATCAGGGATGCCCAGCGCAAAAGCAACGCCCGTTTTCTCTATGAAACCAATGTCGGCGCCGGGCTGCCGATCATCAACACGCTGAACGACCTTAAAAACAGCGGAGACAAGATTATCAGTATCGACGGAGTTCTCTCCGGAACATTGAGCTTTATTTTCAACGAACTGCGCAAGGGAGGGCGGTTCAGCGAAATTGTCCGGCGAGCCAAAGAGGCGGGCTATACCGAGCCCGATCCGAGGGACGATCTCTCGGGTGCTGATTTTGCCCGGAAGTTTCTCATTCTCGGCCGTGAACTCGGCTTTACCCTCGAATTCAGTGATGTGCTTGTCGAGAGTCTCGTACCGGAGGAGTATCGCGGTGAGATGCCGGTCGGGGAGTTTCTTGACCGACTGGAGAGTGTGGACAGCTGGTATGCAGAAGAGAGCGAAAAAGCCGCAGCGGACGGGATGACCATAGCCTATGCCGGTGGAATAAAGGACGGAAAGGCATCGATAGGAGTCAAACGGGTTCCGCTTTCAAGTCCTATTGCCGGACTCAGCGGATCGGAAAATATGGTGGTCTTTACTACGGATCGCTACCATGCAACTCCTCTTGTTGTCCGTGGCCCCGGTGCAGGCGGAGAGGTTACCGCAGGGGGTGTTTTTGCCGATATTCTCCGGATAGCAAGTTATCTGGTTTAA
- a CDS encoding F0F1 ATP synthase subunit gamma codes for MATLKDIRVRIKGVKSTQQVTKAMKMVAAAKLRRAQDRAVMARPYAGKLKEMLGSLSAKVDTSRNPLLSGRPEVNKVLVILVTSDRGLCGAFNTNIIKLAYKTIHEDYADVHRKGGVSMICAGTRGLEFFRKRDYNILKGYPAVFQNLDFSIAKEIADTASGMYLRGEADRVIVVYNEFKSVLAPNLKAEELLPIAPVSAVKESSSDYIYEPSPSAIIDVLVPRHLNTQVWRMLLESNAAEHAARMAAMDSATENAKDLLRSLNISYNRARQAAITTELSEIVAGADALSS; via the coding sequence ATGGCTACATTAAAGGATATACGTGTACGAATCAAAGGGGTGAAGTCTACACAGCAGGTTACCAAGGCGATGAAGATGGTAGCTGCAGCAAAGCTCAGAAGAGCACAGGATCGGGCCGTCATGGCTCGACCCTATGCCGGAAAGCTGAAGGAGATGCTCGGCTCTCTTTCTGCAAAGGTAGATACTTCGCGTAACCCTCTGCTTTCGGGACGTCCGGAGGTTAATAAGGTGCTTGTGATTCTTGTTACTTCCGACAGGGGTCTATGCGGTGCGTTCAATACCAATATCATCAAGCTCGCATACAAGACCATTCATGAAGATTACGCCGATGTTCACCGCAAGGGTGGCGTAAGTATGATCTGTGCGGGCACCAGAGGACTTGAGTTCTTCCGCAAGCGGGATTACAACATTCTCAAGGGGTACCCGGCGGTTTTCCAGAATCTTGATTTCAGCATTGCCAAGGAGATTGCCGATACCGCCTCCGGTATGTATCTGCGTGGAGAGGCTGACCGGGTGATCGTTGTCTACAATGAGTTCAAGTCGGTGCTTGCGCCGAACCTGAAAGCTGAGGAGCTTCTTCCTATTGCGCCCGTTAGTGCCGTCAAGGAGAGCAGCAGTGATTATATTTACGAGCCCTCTCCCTCCGCCATTATTGATGTGCTGGTTCCCCGCCATCTCAATACCCAGGTATGGAGAATGCTGCTTGAATCCAATGCTGCCGAGCATGCTGCCCGTATGGCTGCGATGGATTCGGCGACAGAGAATGCCAAGGATCTTCTCCGCTCTCTCAACATCAGCTATAACCGTGCACGCCAGGCTGCGATTACTACCGAGCTGAGTGAAATTGTTGCGGGCGCTGACGCATTGAGCAGTTGA
- the atpA gene encoding F0F1 ATP synthase subunit alpha, with translation MSTTVRPDEVSSILRKQLAGFESEAEVYDVGTVLQVGDGIARVYGLSKAAAGELLEFPNNVMGMALNLEEDNVGAVLFGESTLVKEGDTVKRTSILASIPVGEAMLGRVINPLGEPIDGKGSIETELRLPLERRAPGVIYRKSVHEPLQTGLKAIDSMIPIGRGQRELIIGDRQTGKTAVAIDTIINQKGKGVFCIYVAIGLKGSTVAQVVNTLEKYGAMEYTTVISATASDPAPLQFIAPFAGATLGEFFRDTGRHALVVYDDLSKQAVAYRQLSLLLRRPPGREAYPGDVFYLHSRLLERAAKITDDIEVARKMNDLPDALKSIVKGGGSLTALPVIETQAGDVSAYIPTNVISITDGQIFLESNLFNSGQRPAINVGISVSRVGGAAQIKAMKKVAGTLRLDLAQFRELEAFSKFGSDLDKTTKAQLDRGARLVEILKQGQYIPMPVEKQVAIIFLGTQGLLDTVDLRFIRKFEEEFLSALEIKQSDILSAIATSGALESDTANKLKEFALKFVETFKAKNKA, from the coding sequence ATGTCTACAACAGTCAGGCCTGATGAGGTTTCATCCATACTTCGCAAGCAGCTTGCCGGTTTTGAGTCCGAAGCAGAAGTTTATGACGTAGGAACAGTGCTGCAGGTTGGTGACGGTATTGCTCGAGTGTATGGTTTGTCAAAGGCAGCAGCAGGTGAGCTTCTTGAGTTTCCCAATAACGTCATGGGTATGGCGTTGAACCTTGAGGAGGATAACGTCGGTGCTGTGTTGTTTGGTGAATCAACATTGGTAAAAGAGGGTGATACGGTTAAAAGAACCAGCATTCTTGCTTCAATCCCCGTTGGCGAGGCTATGCTCGGCAGGGTTATCAATCCGCTTGGCGAGCCGATCGACGGAAAAGGCTCCATCGAAACCGAGCTTCGTCTTCCTCTCGAACGCAGGGCTCCCGGTGTTATCTATCGTAAATCAGTTCACGAGCCTTTGCAGACGGGTCTCAAGGCTATCGACTCCATGATTCCGATCGGTCGCGGACAGCGCGAACTTATTATCGGTGACCGTCAGACCGGAAAAACAGCGGTTGCAATTGACACTATCATCAACCAGAAAGGCAAAGGCGTTTTCTGTATCTATGTTGCCATCGGCCTGAAAGGTTCAACGGTTGCCCAGGTTGTCAATACGCTGGAAAAATATGGTGCAATGGAGTACACCACCGTTATTTCCGCTACGGCTTCGGATCCTGCACCGCTTCAGTTTATTGCCCCGTTTGCCGGAGCTACTCTTGGTGAGTTCTTCCGCGATACCGGCCGTCATGCACTTGTTGTATATGATGATCTTTCAAAACAGGCCGTTGCCTATCGTCAGCTCTCCCTCCTTCTTCGCCGTCCACCTGGACGCGAAGCCTATCCTGGCGACGTTTTTTATCTGCACTCCCGTCTGCTTGAAAGAGCTGCGAAAATAACTGACGATATTGAAGTTGCACGCAAGATGAACGATCTTCCCGATGCACTCAAGTCTATCGTGAAAGGTGGCGGAAGTCTTACCGCGCTTCCGGTTATTGAAACACAGGCAGGTGACGTTTCAGCCTATATTCCGACCAACGTGATCTCCATCACTGATGGACAGATCTTCCTTGAGTCGAACCTCTTCAACTCCGGTCAGAGGCCTGCTATCAACGTCGGTATCTCGGTTTCCCGTGTTGGTGGTGCAGCCCAGATCAAGGCCATGAAAAAGGTTGCCGGTACCCTTCGTCTTGATCTTGCCCAGTTCCGTGAACTCGAGGCCTTCTCGAAATTCGGTTCTGATCTTGACAAAACAACAAAAGCACAGCTTGATCGTGGTGCGAGGCTTGTTGAAATCCTCAAGCAGGGTCAGTATATCCCGATGCCGGTTGAAAAGCAGGTTGCGATCATCTTCCTCGGAACCCAGGGCTTGCTCGATACGGTTGATCTGCGCTTTATCCGCAAGTTTGAAGAGGAGTTCCTCTCTGCGCTTGAAATCAAGCAGAGTGACATTCTTAGCGCTATTGCAACGAGCGGTGCTCTTGAAAGCGATACAGCCAACAAGCTCAAGGAGTTCGCGTTGAAGTTTGTTGAGACCTTCAAGGCAAAAAACAAGGCGTAA
- a CDS encoding homoserine kinase: MKTIRGFASATVGNVACGFDVLGFAITEPGDEVILTLDEEKHTGSPVSISSISGDGGALPLDPKKNTSSFVVLKFLEYIRTHKQIDFSGHISLELKKHLPLSSGMGSSAASAAAALVAANELLGNPCTKMELVHFAIEGERVACGSAHADNAAPAILGNFVLIRSYTPLDLITIPSPEHLYCSLVHPHTELRTSYARSVLPTEIPLKQAIQQWGNVGALVSGLLTSDYELIGRALVDVVAEPKRAPLIPGFFDVKQAAIDSGALGCSIAGSGPSIFAFSSSEKTALAVGLAMKEAFLHSKARLESDMWVSPICKQGARIL; this comes from the coding sequence ATGAAAACTATCAGGGGATTCGCTTCTGCAACCGTCGGCAATGTCGCCTGCGGTTTTGACGTTCTCGGCTTTGCCATAACCGAGCCGGGTGATGAAGTCATCCTGACACTCGATGAAGAAAAACATACCGGCTCTCCGGTCTCCATTTCATCTATATCCGGAGATGGCGGCGCGTTGCCGCTTGACCCGAAAAAAAACACATCGAGCTTTGTTGTTCTCAAGTTCCTTGAATATATCCGGACCCATAAGCAGATTGACTTTAGCGGTCATATTTCACTTGAACTAAAAAAACACCTGCCGCTCAGCAGCGGTATGGGAAGCAGTGCCGCCAGCGCTGCTGCAGCCCTTGTTGCAGCCAACGAGCTGCTGGGAAATCCATGTACAAAAATGGAGCTGGTACATTTCGCTATTGAGGGTGAACGGGTTGCCTGCGGATCAGCTCATGCCGACAATGCCGCTCCGGCTATTCTCGGTAATTTTGTGCTGATAAGAAGCTATACACCCCTTGACCTCATCACGATACCTTCGCCTGAACACCTCTACTGCTCCCTTGTGCACCCGCATACCGAACTGCGCACCTCCTATGCCCGTTCGGTACTGCCGACCGAGATACCGCTCAAACAGGCGATCCAGCAGTGGGGTAATGTCGGCGCACTTGTCAGCGGTCTGTTGACCTCAGACTATGAACTTATCGGACGCGCTCTGGTTGACGTTGTCGCGGAACCGAAACGCGCACCGCTCATACCGGGATTTTTTGATGTCAAACAGGCGGCAATTGATTCCGGAGCCCTCGGATGCAGCATTGCCGGCTCAGGCCCCTCAATTTTTGCCTTCTCTTCATCCGAAAAAACAGCTCTGGCTGTCGGTTTGGCCATGAAAGAGGCATTTCTGCACTCCAAAGCCCGCCTTGAGTCCGATATGTGGGTATCACCCATATGCAAGCAGGGCGCAAGAATACTGTAA